The following are encoded in a window of Longibacter salinarum genomic DNA:
- a CDS encoding pyruvate dehydrogenase complex E1 component subunit beta: MATLQLREAIRAAMTEEMERDEDVFLMGEEVAEYDGAYKVSQGMLDQFGPDRVIDTPIAELGFSGLGIGAAMSGLRPIIEFMTFNFSFVAFDQVVNNAPNMRYMSGGQFGCPIVFRGPNGAAGQLGATHSNSTEALYSNFPGLKVIAPSNPDDAKGLLKSAIRDDDPIVFLESEQMYGMKGEVSDEEDYLLPIGKARIAREGEDVTIVAHSKSYHVAMKAAEELEKEGYDAEVIDPRTIKPLDIETIIRSVMKTNRLVVIDESSPFASVASEVTHQVQERAFDHLDAPVLRVTPPDTPAPYAPNLMDRYMPSVEETVRASKRVLYATT; the protein is encoded by the coding sequence ATGGCAACTCTACAGCTACGCGAAGCTATTCGCGCGGCCATGACGGAAGAAATGGAGCGCGATGAAGATGTCTTCCTTATGGGCGAGGAGGTCGCTGAATACGATGGCGCCTACAAGGTCAGCCAGGGCATGCTCGATCAGTTTGGCCCCGATCGGGTCATCGACACCCCCATTGCTGAGCTTGGCTTCTCCGGCCTCGGCATTGGAGCGGCGATGAGCGGACTCCGCCCGATCATCGAGTTCATGACGTTCAACTTTTCCTTTGTCGCCTTTGATCAGGTCGTCAACAACGCGCCAAACATGCGGTACATGTCCGGCGGTCAGTTTGGCTGCCCGATCGTTTTCCGCGGGCCGAACGGCGCGGCCGGCCAGCTCGGTGCGACGCACTCGAACTCGACGGAGGCGCTCTACTCCAACTTCCCGGGACTGAAAGTCATTGCACCGTCCAATCCGGATGACGCGAAAGGACTGCTGAAGTCTGCGATTCGGGATGACGATCCGATTGTCTTTCTCGAGAGCGAGCAGATGTACGGCATGAAGGGCGAGGTCTCCGACGAGGAGGACTACCTGCTTCCGATCGGAAAGGCGCGCATTGCCCGTGAAGGCGAGGACGTGACGATTGTGGCTCACTCGAAAAGCTATCATGTGGCGATGAAGGCCGCGGAAGAGCTGGAGAAGGAGGGCTACGACGCGGAGGTCATTGACCCCCGTACGATCAAGCCGCTCGATATCGAGACCATCATCCGGTCGGTGATGAAGACCAACCGCCTTGTGGTCATTGACGAAAGCAGCCCCTTTGCCAGCGTTGCGTCGGAGGTTACGCACCAGGTGCAGGAGCGCGCCTTCGATCATCTCGACGCCCCGGTACTCCGCGTCACGCCGCCCGACACGCCGGCACCCTACGCGCCGAACCTGATGGATCGGTACATGCCGAGCGTTGAAGAGACCGTGCGAGCCAGCAAGCGTGTCCTCTACGCGACAACGTAG
- a CDS encoding pyruvate dehydrogenase complex dihydrolipoamide acetyltransferase encodes MAIEIEMPKLTDTMEDGVLSAWLVDEGEKVSAGDVIAQVETDKATMDVEAFDDGVLLKKMIDEGESVPIGQLIAVLGDEGEDISDLVGGGDGADEEPSTDEAGADAAEDKAAVAKTTEQESSETAAAEPVGDGQVRDREPEPVPAGTDSEGRRIKASPLARRMAQDHGVDLASMDGSGPEGRIVRRDVEARIEEGEAAPAETKAAPTPQTSGEPAFEMPTSVLEEEGELYASENISQMRKTISRRLAQSKYTAPHFYLTVDIDMAKAMEARKQLNALTEKQDGPKISVNDFITKACALALREHPYVNASYLAEEGEIRKYNQVHVGVAVAIDEGLITPVIRNADRKGLGQISKETRELAGRARNRELQPEEFEGSTFTTSNLGMFGIEEFTAIINPPNAAILAIGEIRDVPVVEDGEVVPGKRMKVTLSCDHRVVDGAVGAQFLQDVQGYLEDPMNMLL; translated from the coding sequence ATGGCGATTGAAATTGAGATGCCCAAGCTCACCGACACGATGGAAGACGGGGTCCTGTCGGCGTGGCTGGTCGATGAGGGCGAGAAGGTGTCGGCGGGCGATGTGATCGCCCAGGTGGAGACGGACAAGGCCACCATGGATGTGGAGGCCTTCGACGATGGAGTGCTCCTCAAGAAGATGATCGATGAAGGCGAGTCCGTCCCCATCGGACAGCTCATCGCTGTTCTTGGCGATGAGGGCGAGGACATCTCGGACCTCGTCGGCGGGGGAGATGGTGCGGATGAAGAACCTTCCACCGACGAAGCCGGTGCCGATGCGGCAGAAGATAAGGCGGCGGTCGCGAAGACGACGGAGCAAGAGTCGTCCGAAACAGCCGCAGCCGAGCCGGTTGGTGATGGACAGGTTCGTGATCGCGAACCTGAGCCTGTACCGGCCGGAACAGATTCCGAGGGACGGCGCATCAAGGCGTCGCCGCTTGCCCGCCGAATGGCCCAGGATCACGGCGTGGACCTCGCGTCCATGGACGGATCCGGACCCGAGGGTCGTATTGTGCGCCGCGACGTCGAGGCACGGATCGAAGAAGGTGAAGCCGCTCCCGCAGAAACGAAGGCCGCGCCGACGCCGCAGACGTCCGGCGAGCCTGCCTTCGAGATGCCGACATCGGTACTTGAGGAAGAGGGTGAGCTCTACGCGAGCGAGAACATCTCGCAGATGCGCAAAACGATCTCCCGCCGCCTCGCGCAGAGCAAGTACACCGCTCCGCACTTCTACCTCACGGTAGACATCGACATGGCGAAGGCCATGGAGGCACGGAAACAGCTCAATGCTCTAACGGAGAAGCAGGATGGACCGAAGATCTCGGTCAACGATTTCATAACGAAGGCCTGCGCCCTCGCACTTCGCGAGCATCCGTACGTAAATGCATCGTACCTTGCGGAAGAAGGCGAAATCCGGAAATACAATCAGGTGCACGTCGGCGTTGCCGTCGCGATCGATGAGGGCCTGATTACGCCTGTTATTCGAAACGCCGACCGGAAAGGGCTAGGCCAGATCTCGAAAGAGACGCGGGAGCTGGCCGGGCGCGCTCGGAATCGCGAATTACAGCCCGAAGAGTTCGAAGGGTCGACCTTCACCACAAGTAACCTCGGCATGTTTGGGATCGAGGAGTTCACAGCGATCATCAATCCGCCGAACGCCGCGATTCTCGCAATCGGTGAGATTCGCGATGTCCCGGTTGTTGAAGATGGAGAGGTTGTGCCCGGTAAGCGCATGAAGGTGACGCTGTCATGCGACCATCGCGTGGTCGATGGCGCAGTCGGCGCGCAGTTCCTGCAGGATGTTCAGGGGTACCTTGAGGACCCAATGAACATGCTTCTGTAG
- the pdhA gene encoding pyruvate dehydrogenase (acetyl-transferring) E1 component subunit alpha, which translates to MADDNSKAPTDSADAFDAKSGGDGAADKSAVEDTAADESTEEQGPWTKQSIDIPEGPIKETVEYETYPASRFTHDDLGLSDDDLMPMLRNMLLQRRFEERCRQMYQRQNISGFLHLYIGQEAVSTGSVYGIRLGEDSVITAYRDHGIGLAMGMDPKACMAELFGKKSGCSSGKGGSMHFFDSEKRMFGGHAIVGAHLPVGAGIAFAHKYRDEDNVCLCFFGDGAMAQGAYREALNLAGIYDLPIVFICENNQYAMGTAVDRVQAEPDLFKHGRSFGMPCSLASGMDVFSVNGAVKDHVEMAREGQPSMLEIRTYRYQGHSISDPAKYRKEGELDARKSEDAIVRLQQYIIDQDIATDSEIETLDDEIKQEVLDAIEFANNSDFPDDDAIYDHVYAQEDYPFIN; encoded by the coding sequence ATGGCAGACGATAACAGCAAGGCTCCTACCGATTCCGCCGACGCCTTCGACGCCAAGTCAGGCGGTGATGGCGCCGCTGATAAGAGCGCAGTCGAGGATACGGCGGCGGACGAATCGACAGAAGAACAGGGTCCCTGGACGAAGCAGTCGATCGACATTCCGGAGGGCCCCATCAAGGAGACGGTCGAGTATGAAACGTACCCGGCTTCCCGCTTCACGCACGACGACCTCGGCCTCTCGGACGATGACCTGATGCCGATGCTGCGCAACATGCTGCTGCAGCGTCGCTTTGAGGAGCGGTGCCGCCAGATGTATCAGCGGCAAAACATCTCCGGTTTCCTTCACCTCTACATCGGGCAGGAAGCTGTTTCGACCGGATCGGTCTACGGTATTCGTCTCGGCGAGGACTCGGTCATCACGGCCTACCGGGATCACGGGATCGGTCTTGCGATGGGAATGGACCCGAAAGCCTGCATGGCGGAGCTCTTTGGGAAGAAATCGGGCTGCTCCTCGGGCAAAGGCGGGTCGATGCACTTCTTCGACTCCGAGAAGCGGATGTTCGGCGGTCACGCGATCGTCGGGGCGCACCTCCCGGTGGGCGCTGGCATCGCGTTCGCCCACAAGTACCGCGATGAGGACAACGTCTGCCTCTGCTTCTTCGGCGACGGCGCGATGGCGCAGGGCGCCTACCGCGAAGCCCTGAACCTGGCCGGTATCTACGACCTGCCGATCGTGTTCATCTGCGAGAACAACCAGTATGCGATGGGCACCGCGGTCGACCGTGTTCAGGCCGAGCCGGACCTGTTCAAGCACGGCCGCTCGTTCGGCATGCCGTGCTCGCTTGCAAGCGGGATGGACGTGTTCAGCGTAAACGGCGCCGTCAAGGATCACGTCGAGATGGCCCGGGAGGGGCAGCCGTCGATGCTCGAGATCCGGACGTACCGCTACCAGGGCCACTCGATTTCCGACCCGGCCAAGTACCGCAAGGAAGGAGAGCTCGACGCGCGCAAGAGTGAGGACGCGATCGTTCGCCTGCAGCAGTACATCATCGATCAGGACATCGCGACGGACTCCGAGATCGAGACGCTCGACGACGAGATTAAGCAGGAAGTGCTCGACGCGATCGAGTTTGCAAACAATAGCGACTTCCCCGACGACGACGCGATTTACGATCACGTGTACGCCCAGGAAGACTACCCGTTTATCAACTGA